CCCGATATTGTAAATGATTTTGGTGTTTATTCAAATACTTTTGCGTCCTTCAAAGACAGTCCCTTGTTAAGGTCTTTGTCTGAAAGTATGACATCCTTTGTATCGATAGGCCACTTAATACCTACAGTTTCATCATTCCAGCGGAGGCTCGCCTCTGTCTGTGGAGAGTAGACATTATCTACCTTATAAGTAAAGATAGCCTCATCAGAAAGAACGAGGAAGCCATGTGCAAAGCCACGTGGTACGAAGAACTGACGCTTGTTGTCCTCAGACAGTTCAACCATAACATACTTTCCGAATGTAGGTGAGCTCTTGCGAAGGTCAACAGCTACATCAACTACCTTACCTTTGATGACACGTACTAACTTAGCCTGTGCGGTATCGCTCTCTTGGTAATGTAGTCCACGCAGAACACCATAGCTTGATTTAGACTCATTGTCCTGTATGAAATCAACATGATAACCAACGTTTTTGTCGAATTCAGCCTGTTTGAATGATTCAAAGAAATAACCTCTATCGTCATTGAACACCTTAGGTTCAATAATCCAAACGCCATCAATTTCTGTCTTAATAAACTCCATAGCTTTATTTTTAGTTCTTATTGCAAAGATAAGAAGTTTTATCGATTATCGGAAGGATTATTCCCTTTTTCATTATTCAAATAAGAATTTAACGTTGGGGACTTGCCACTTCCAAATAAAATACTTAATTTTGCAAGCGTGATAAAACTCGACCGACATATAGAGATACTTCTGTTGGAGAATGACTGTGTCATTGTCCCAGGCTTAGGTGGCTTTGTTGCCCATCATGTTTCAGCAAGATATGATGAGCAGGATGGCTTGTTCCTGCCACCTTATCGTACACTCGGCTTTAATGCACAGCTGCGAATGAACGACTCTTTGTTGGTACAATCTTATGTTGATGCCTATGAATTAAGCTATCCTGAGGCTTTAGCACAGATAGAAAAAGAGGTTGATGAGATTTATCAAGCATTAGATGAGGAAGGATTATTTGAACTGAATGACCTTGGAAGTCTATCAAGAAATAGTGAAGGTAATTTAGAGTTTGAACCTTTTGAAAGTGGTATTCTTACGCCATTGTATTATGGTTTGAGTAGCTTTAACTTCACTAAGTTTGTTGCTGAGAAGCAGTCTGCAGCTACAACGATTGAAGTTAAGACACAAAAGCAGGGTGTTGTCTTTGTTGATGACTCAGATACTGCGGATAAACGTCTTAGTATCAGTATGCGTGCAGTGCGCAATGTAGCTGCTGCAGCAGTCTTCCTTACTGCGGTTTTCCTTGTAGCTTTTCCTGGTTCTAACCGTCAAGGTGCAAATGATAAACAGCAAATAAAGAGCGGAGTTCTTTATAATATCTTCGACTCTGACGATACGTCAAATGCTTCTCAGCAACTAAATACATTAACGCCTACCAATCAAGTGTCAGGTGTTAAGCTGCAGCAGACAACTCCTACTATTACTTCTCATTATTGGGCAATTGTTATGGCAAGCCATGTAACAGAAAGTAATGCACGTGCTTTTGTACATAAATTGCAAAAGAGTGGACTTTCTGATGCACGTGTCTATGAAGGAGCTGAAAGCATAAAGGTTCTTTATGGCTATTTCTCAAGTCAAAAGGAAGCTTATGAAAAGATGAAGTTTATCAATAAAACTACAGATTTTAAGGAAGCTTGGGTGATAGAAATTGGAAAGTAAGATTGGCTCACATACAATGAAAGGGTAGGGCAGATATATTTTTCTTTCACACAGAATCCAATACAATAAAGTTTAGAGAGAAGGCTTTTCATTGCTTATTTATGTTTAGCCTTGTATGTTTCTCCATGAGAGCCTCTTTATCCTCTTCTGAGGTGAGGGGCATTTTTATTAAAATTACTTTTATTATATATGAAGCGTGTAAGATGTCCGAAGTGTGATAACTTCATAACTTTTGATGAGACAAAATATAAGTCGGGACAACGTCTTGTTTTCCAGTGTCCTCAGTGTAGTAAGGAGTTTGGAATCCGTATAGGAGTTTCTAAACTTCGTAAAACGCAAAAAGAGGAAAACGATGCCCCTGCAGATGAAGAATCAGAGAACAAGTATGGCTCTCTTCATGTGATTGAGAATGTCTTTCATTTCCGCCAAGTAATTCCTCTACAGATGGGTGAAAATGTCATCGGACGTTATATGAAGGGAAATCCAATTAACTGTCCGATTGAGACAGTTGACCCAAGTGTTGACATGACGCACTGCTTTATTACTGTTAGTAAGAATAAGCATGGTAAATTGCAATATGTGTTGCGTGATGGTCCTTCTTATACGGGTACGTTTGTTGACAATGTGATTCTTGGCGACCGTGAGCGTCGTGTTATTGACGGTGGTACGCTCTTTACGATTGGTGCCACAAGTATTATTCTTCATACTCCAGATGAAGATTAAGTTGTGAAAATACTTTACAACGATTAGGGTAATTTACTCTTAAAAGCCTAAGAAAGTTCGTCTTTTTATTGACTTTGTAACTATCAGTATATCAGTTTATTGTAAAGTTGTGTTGTTAAAGGTGCTTAATAAGGGTTCAAAAGGGCGTTAGTTAGACCCCAAAAGGGCATCTTTTAGAAGCCAATTGGTGCTTAATTCGAATGCAATTAAGCATCAATATAAATAGGGTTTGTGAATTTTTATTACAAAACACTTAGTCGTTCAGTATTTACAAAACAATAGAGCCAACTTTTACAGATGCGTAAAAGTTGGCTCTATTATTTTAATTTGTTGTTTTATTTACCAGTCATGACACCTTCTATATATAGTCGGGTCATTTCTACTTTTCCATTTGTTCGTACGGTAATACTCTTCTTGAAGTGTCCAGGGAACTTACCAGTTCCGTTGTATGTCACGTCAATCGTACCTTTCTGACCTGGTGCAATCGGTCTCTTATCGTAGTTAGGAATAGTGCATCCACAACTTGCAACAATCTGATTAATTACCAATGGTGCCTTTCCAACATTTGTGAATGTGAATGTTGTTTTATGCACTGGGTTGTCGTCAGAGAAAGTTCCGAAGTCGTAAGTTACCTTATCAAATTTAATTTCTGCCTGATTCTGTGCTACTGCAAATGTCAGTCCGAAAACTAACATCACTGTCATTAATAAGAACTTTTTCATGTCGTCTTTGTTTAATTGATATTTATTAAGTTCGATGCAAAAGTAATGAGAAAGTTTATAGTTTCATTAAAATTTCACAATAATTAAGGAGATATTGTTATTTTAACGCCTTTCATATAGCAGACTTAACAATAATTCCACAGAACTTTCTTTATATTTTTATAAGGTGTTTCCCATTTTTAATTTAAAGTTCGTATCTTTGCAGGAGATTATCAAAACCAAACAATTACGTTTGATTTCCCTTTTGGGGATGATTGCAGAAGCGAAATATAATAAACATATAATAAGATATGTATAGAACAAATACTTGTGGAGAGCTGCGCCTTTCGGATGCAGGCAAGGAAGTGACCCTCGCTGGATGGGTACAGCGCGCACGTAAAATGGGAGGTATGACTTTTGTCGACCTTCGTGACCGCTATGGTATTACCCAGTTAGTTTTCAATGAGGCCGATAATGCAGACCTTTGTGGCGAAGCTAACAAGTTAGGACGTGAATATTGCATTCAAGTTAAGGGTGTTGTTAATGAGCGTCAGAGTAAGAATAGCAAGATTCCTACAGGTGATATAGAGATTATTGCTAAGGAGTTGAAGGTGCTTAGTAGCTCAGAAACTCCTCCTTTCACAATTGAAGATAACACAGACGGTGGTGATGACCTCCGTATGAAATATCGTTATTTAGACCTTCGTCGTGAGGCAGTGCGCAAGAACATGGAATTACGTCACCGTATGACGATTCTTATTCGTAACTTCCTCGATGCTGCACAATTTATGGAAGTTGAGACACCTATCCTCATTGGTTCAACACCAGAGGGTGCACGCGACTTCGTTGTACCATCACGTATGAATCCAGGTCAGTTCTATGCACTCCCACAGAGTCCACAGACATTGAAGCAGTTGTTGATGGTTGCGGGTTTTGATCGCTACTTCCAGATTGCTAAGTGTTTCCGTGATGAGGACTTACGCGCCGACCGTCAGCCAGAGTTTACACAGATAGACTGTGAGATGTCATTCGTTGATCAGGATGATGTTATCAATCTGTTTGAGGAGATGGCACGTCATCTTTTCCGTGAGATTCGCGGTGTAGAGCTTCCTAAGTTGGAGCAGATGAAGTGGCATGATGCTATGAAGCGTTATGGTTCTGATAAGCCAGACTTGCGTTTCGGCATGGAGTTCGTAGAGTTGATGGACGACTTGAAGGGTACAGGTTCATTCTCCGTATTTGATGAGGCTGCTTACATTGGAGGTATTGTTGTTCCTGGTTGTGCTGACTATAGCCGCAAGCAACTTAACGAATTGACCGACTTTGTGAAGCGTCCACAGGTAGGTGCTCAGGGGCTTGTATTCATTAAGTACAATGCAGATGGTACTATTAAGAGTTCTATTGATAAGTTCTATACAGAGGAGCAGTTGCTAAAAGTTAAGGAAACAACAGGTGCTAAGGATGGCGACCTTGTGTTGATTCTTTCTGGTAACAATGTTAGAAAGACACAAGTTCAGCTTTGTTCTCTGCGTCTTGAGATGGGCGATCGCTTAGGACTTCGCGATAAGAACGTATTTAAGTGTCTTTGGATTGTTGACTTCCCTTTGTTCGAATGGAGTGATGAAGAGCAGCGTTTGATGGCTACTCACCATCCATTTACAATGCCTAATCCTGATGATATCAAGTTGTTGGATGAGCATCCAGAGCAGGTACGAGCAAAGGCATACGACTTTGTATGCAATGGTATCGAAGTTGGTGGTGGTTCACTTCGTATTCACGATACTCAGTTGCAGGAGAAGATGTTTGAGGTTCTCGGCTTCACACCAGAGAGTGCTAAGGCACAGTTTGGCTTCTTGATGAATGCTTTCAAGTATGGTGCACCACCTCATGCAGGTCTTGCTTTCGGTCTTGATC
The nucleotide sequence above comes from Prevotella melaninogenica ATCC 25845. Encoded proteins:
- a CDS encoding DUF1573 domain-containing protein → MKKFLLMTVMLVFGLTFAVAQNQAEIKFDKVTYDFGTFSDDNPVHKTTFTFTNVGKAPLVINQIVASCGCTIPNYDKRPIAPGQKGTIDVTYNGTGKFPGHFKKSITVRTNGKVEMTRLYIEGVMTGK
- a CDS encoding FHA domain-containing protein; translated protein: MKRVRCPKCDNFITFDETKYKSGQRLVFQCPQCSKEFGIRIGVSKLRKTQKEENDAPADEESENKYGSLHVIENVFHFRQVIPLQMGENVIGRYMKGNPINCPIETVDPSVDMTHCFITVSKNKHGKLQYVLRDGPSYTGTFVDNVILGDRERRVIDGGTLFTIGATSIILHTPDED
- the rfbC gene encoding dTDP-4-dehydrorhamnose 3,5-epimerase — protein: MEFIKTEIDGVWIIEPKVFNDDRGYFFESFKQAEFDKNVGYHVDFIQDNESKSSYGVLRGLHYQESDTAQAKLVRVIKGKVVDVAVDLRKSSPTFGKYVMVELSEDNKRQFFVPRGFAHGFLVLSDEAIFTYKVDNVYSPQTEASLRWNDETVGIKWPIDTKDVILSDKDLNKGLSLKDAKVFE
- the aspS gene encoding aspartate--tRNA ligase, which translates into the protein MYRTNTCGELRLSDAGKEVTLAGWVQRARKMGGMTFVDLRDRYGITQLVFNEADNADLCGEANKLGREYCIQVKGVVNERQSKNSKIPTGDIEIIAKELKVLSSSETPPFTIEDNTDGGDDLRMKYRYLDLRREAVRKNMELRHRMTILIRNFLDAAQFMEVETPILIGSTPEGARDFVVPSRMNPGQFYALPQSPQTLKQLLMVAGFDRYFQIAKCFRDEDLRADRQPEFTQIDCEMSFVDQDDVINLFEEMARHLFREIRGVELPKLEQMKWHDAMKRYGSDKPDLRFGMEFVELMDDLKGTGSFSVFDEAAYIGGIVVPGCADYSRKQLNELTDFVKRPQVGAQGLVFIKYNADGTIKSSIDKFYTEEQLLKVKETTGAKDGDLVLILSGNNVRKTQVQLCSLRLEMGDRLGLRDKNVFKCLWIVDFPLFEWSDEEQRLMATHHPFTMPNPDDIKLLDEHPEQVRAKAYDFVCNGIEVGGGSLRIHDTQLQEKMFEVLGFTPESAKAQFGFLMNAFKYGAPPHAGLAFGLDRFVSIMAGLDSIRDCIAFPKNNSGRDVMLDAPSFIDQKQLDELEIKLDLKA